In the Bacillus shivajii genome, one interval contains:
- a CDS encoding RicAFT regulatory complex protein RicA family protein → MTKLYTKEDVREKAKELASMISETEEVDFFKRAELQINDHLKVQEIIGQIKSLQKEAVNLKHYEKHEALKAVEDKIDALQDELDNIPLVQEFKQSQTDVNNLLQLVSSTISNTVTKKIIESTGGDPLQGTTTKNPFNSGC, encoded by the coding sequence ATGACAAAGTTATATACAAAAGAAGATGTAAGAGAAAAAGCAAAAGAATTAGCTAGCATGATATCAGAAACAGAAGAAGTAGACTTCTTTAAGCGTGCTGAACTTCAAATCAATGACCATTTGAAAGTTCAAGAAATTATTGGTCAAATCAAATCACTACAAAAAGAAGCTGTTAATTTAAAACATTATGAAAAACACGAAGCATTAAAAGCAGTTGAAGATAAAATCGATGCACTGCAAGATGAGTTAGATAATATTCCATTAGTTCAAGAATTCAAACAATCTCAAACTGATGTAAATAATTTACTACAACTAGTAAGTTCAACGATTTCAAACACAGTCACGAAGAAAATCATTGAATCTACTGGTGGAGATCCGCTTCAAGGAACAACGACGAAAAACCCATTTAATAGTGGTTGTTAA
- a CDS encoding stage V sporulation protein S: protein MEVLKVSAKSNPNSVAGALAGVIRERGAAEIQAIGAGALNQSIKAIAIARGFVAPSGIDLVCIPAFTDIQIDGDERTAIKLIVEPR, encoded by the coding sequence GTGGAAGTATTAAAAGTTTCAGCAAAATCTAATCCTAACTCTGTTGCCGGTGCTTTAGCTGGAGTCATTCGAGAAAGGGGAGCAGCAGAAATTCAAGCTATTGGAGCGGGTGCTTTAAACCAGTCTATCAAAGCAATTGCTATTGCAAGAGGGTTTGTTGCTCCAAGTGGCATTGATCTTGTTTGCATCCCAGCATTTACAGACATTCAAATTGATGGTGATGAACGCACAGCGATTAAATTAATTGTCGAACCGCGTTAA
- a CDS encoding ISL3 family transposase, with protein sequence MQLDFITKLLGIKDKHVFVFDSGEEEQCFWFELHSEVRKQKCPKCKEKTKRIHGYRMQSIQGAQIAEKKVYLQLRKRRYRCMNCGHAFFEKLSFLDKYQRHTSMLAQEALSLCSEMSFTHAARISGMSTNRYLRLFDKRKITVNKVLPRAIAIDEFKGDAGKEKYQTVIVDVENRHIIDILPDRKVKTIENYFKECDTGKVEIVVIDLSKAFKEAVRRQLGSPLIIADRFHFMRHGYWAFDEVRRELQNELQKDPRIKLKRCKELLWKSPEKLDEKGKAKVEKLLQAHPQLRQAYEVKNALDQWFKQSTPENAKVGLEAWYTFVEESGIPSFQRVVKMFKRWQTEILQSFMYPYNNGYIEGVNNTTKVTKRMSYGIKSFERLRMKILWRQMVRSHAV encoded by the coding sequence GTGCAACTAGATTTTATCACAAAGTTATTAGGGATTAAAGACAAGCATGTATTCGTATTTGATTCAGGAGAAGAAGAACAGTGCTTTTGGTTTGAACTTCATAGCGAAGTCCGAAAACAAAAGTGCCCAAAATGTAAAGAGAAGACAAAGCGAATCCATGGATATAGAATGCAATCGATTCAAGGAGCTCAGATAGCAGAGAAAAAGGTTTACTTACAATTAAGGAAACGCAGATATCGTTGTATGAACTGTGGCCATGCATTTTTTGAGAAGTTATCTTTTCTAGATAAATACCAACGACATACATCAATGCTTGCTCAAGAAGCGTTATCCTTATGTTCTGAAATGAGTTTTACACACGCAGCTAGAATCTCAGGAATGAGTACGAATCGTTACCTCCGCCTATTTGACAAACGGAAGATAACTGTAAACAAAGTCCTTCCAAGAGCGATTGCGATTGATGAGTTTAAGGGAGATGCAGGTAAAGAAAAGTACCAAACTGTGATCGTTGATGTAGAAAATCGACATATCATTGATATATTACCGGATCGAAAAGTGAAAACGATTGAAAATTACTTTAAAGAATGCGACACCGGTAAGGTAGAGATCGTTGTTATAGACTTATCCAAAGCATTTAAAGAAGCAGTACGTAGACAATTAGGGAGTCCACTAATCATAGCTGATCGGTTTCATTTCATGCGTCACGGGTACTGGGCATTTGATGAAGTGCGACGTGAACTACAGAATGAGTTACAAAAAGACCCTCGTATTAAGCTTAAACGATGTAAAGAACTCTTATGGAAGTCACCTGAAAAGCTTGATGAGAAAGGCAAAGCGAAGGTAGAAAAGCTATTACAAGCACACCCACAGTTAAGACAGGCATATGAAGTGAAAAATGCGCTAGACCAATGGTTTAAACAGAGTACACCAGAGAATGCGAAAGTTGGTTTAGAAGCATGGTATACCTTTGTGGAAGAGTCCGGCATTCCTTCATTTCAAAGGGTAGTAAAAATGTTTAAGAGATGGCAAACAGAGATCCTCCAATCGTTTATGTATCCTTATAACAATGGCTACATTGAAGGTGTGAATAATACAACGAAAGTAACGAAGAGGATGTCATATGGAATTAAAAGCTTTGAGAGATTACGAATGAAGATTTTGTGGAGACAAATGGTTAGATCCCATGCGGTTTAA
- a CDS encoding 2-oxoacid:acceptor oxidoreductase subunit alpha: MINQLSWKVGGQQGEGIESTGEIFSTALNRLGYCLYGYRHFSSRIKGGHTNNKIRVSTKPINSISDDLDILVAFDQETIDVNHHELVAGGVIIGDSKFSPTLPEGCEGKLISVPFTEIATELGTSLMKNMVAVGASAALLGVPASAFKSVVEQIFSRKGTAVVEKNMKAIEEGMKYFTKESEGALGDYKLADADGKNRMFMIGNDAVALGALAGGARFMPAYPITPASEIMEYLIKKLPEFGGTVIQTEDEIAACTMAIGANYSGVRSLTASAGPGLSLMMEAIGLSGITETPLVVVDTQRGGPSTGLPTKQEQSDILAMIYGTHGEIPKVVLAPSTVEEAFYDTVEAFNIAEEYQVPVIIVTDLALSLGKQTVDPLEFDKVEIRRGKLNLEDSLPELENKEYFKRYRVTEDGVSERVIPGMKNGIHHVTGVEHNEQGKPSESPVNRKEQMEKRMKKLHNLEQKFPNPVYKNEKHEEADLLILGFNSTRGTIQEAIPRLESDGLKVNHGQVRLLHPFPTEEVTSMIEKAKNVVVVENNATGQLSQLVKMNVNSKQNVKTILKYDGNPFLPKEIHQQCKELF; encoded by the coding sequence ATGATCAATCAACTTTCGTGGAAAGTTGGCGGACAGCAAGGTGAAGGGATTGAAAGTACGGGAGAAATTTTTTCTACCGCATTAAATCGATTAGGCTATTGCCTATATGGCTACCGTCACTTTTCATCAAGAATTAAAGGGGGGCACACGAACAATAAAATTCGTGTGAGTACAAAGCCAATTAACTCAATTTCAGATGACTTAGACATCCTCGTCGCTTTTGACCAAGAGACGATTGATGTGAATCATCATGAGTTAGTTGCTGGGGGAGTTATTATTGGTGACAGCAAATTTTCACCGACATTACCTGAAGGTTGTGAAGGAAAACTGATTTCAGTTCCATTCACAGAAATTGCTACAGAACTAGGAACATCTTTAATGAAAAATATGGTTGCAGTTGGAGCATCAGCTGCACTTCTTGGTGTGCCTGCTTCTGCATTTAAATCCGTTGTTGAACAAATTTTCTCACGAAAAGGTACAGCGGTTGTAGAAAAGAATATGAAAGCTATTGAAGAAGGTATGAAATACTTTACAAAAGAATCTGAAGGTGCTTTAGGTGATTATAAGCTTGCTGATGCAGATGGCAAAAACCGTATGTTTATGATTGGTAACGATGCGGTAGCTTTAGGAGCATTGGCAGGTGGAGCAAGGTTTATGCCTGCTTATCCAATTACACCAGCATCTGAGATTATGGAATATTTAATTAAAAAATTACCAGAATTCGGCGGTACAGTTATTCAAACGGAAGATGAAATTGCAGCATGTACGATGGCAATTGGAGCGAATTACTCTGGCGTTCGTTCATTGACAGCATCAGCAGGGCCTGGACTATCACTAATGATGGAAGCGATCGGTTTAAGTGGAATAACAGAAACACCACTTGTTGTTGTCGATACGCAACGTGGAGGTCCAAGTACAGGACTTCCTACGAAACAAGAACAATCAGATATTCTTGCAATGATCTATGGTACACATGGGGAAATTCCAAAGGTTGTTCTTGCCCCTTCTACAGTTGAAGAAGCATTCTATGATACTGTTGAAGCATTTAATATTGCAGAGGAGTATCAAGTTCCTGTTATTATTGTGACGGATTTAGCACTTTCATTAGGAAAGCAAACGGTTGATCCGTTAGAATTCGATAAAGTAGAAATACGCCGTGGCAAACTTAATTTAGAAGATTCATTGCCAGAATTAGAAAACAAAGAATATTTTAAGCGCTATAGAGTAACAGAAGACGGTGTTTCAGAACGCGTAATCCCTGGAATGAAAAATGGGATTCACCATGTAACTGGTGTAGAGCATAACGAGCAAGGAAAGCCCTCTGAGAGTCCAGTAAACCGAAAAGAACAAATGGAAAAAAGGATGAAGAAACTTCATAACTTGGAACAAAAGTTTCCTAATCCTGTCTATAAAAATGAAAAGCATGAAGAAGCTGATCTATTAATTTTAGGATTCAACTCAACAAGAGGAACGATTCAAGAAGCGATTCCTAGACTTGAGAGTGATGGTTTGAAAGTAAACCATGGGCAAGTGAGGTTATTACACCCATTCCCAACAGAAGAAGTAACAAGTATGATTGAAAAAGCGAAAAACGTAGTTGTTGTTGAAAACAACGCAACAGGTCAACTGTCTCAATTAGTGAAGATGAATGTAAATAGTAAGCAGAATGTAAAAACGATTTTGAAGTACGACGGCAATCCGTTCCTGCCCAAAGAAATTCATCAACAATGCAAGGAGTTGTTCTAA
- a CDS encoding TIGR00282 family metallophosphoesterase: protein MKIMFIGDVVGSPGRNVLKEYLPKLKGKYRPDFTVVNGENAAGGKGINEKIYHEIKEAGADVITLGNHAWDKKEIFDFIDDAKDLVRPANFPSGTPGVGYVIKKVGNKSVAVINAQGRVFMNDNDCPFRKLESIVDEVRGKASMIFIDFHAEATSEKQAVGWFLDGQVTAVVGTHTHVQTADERILPNGTAYISDAGMTGPYDGILGMDREVIINRFLTNLPARFEVAKGREQCNGVIIDVDPSSGMSKSIKRISINEDRPFFD from the coding sequence ATGAAAATTATGTTTATTGGAGATGTTGTAGGTTCTCCAGGAAGAAACGTATTAAAGGAGTATTTACCAAAACTAAAAGGAAAATATCGTCCTGACTTTACGGTTGTCAATGGGGAAAATGCAGCAGGTGGTAAAGGCATTAATGAAAAGATTTATCATGAAATAAAAGAAGCTGGTGCAGATGTGATTACACTTGGAAATCATGCATGGGATAAGAAAGAAATTTTTGATTTTATCGATGATGCAAAAGACCTTGTTAGACCAGCAAACTTTCCTAGTGGAACACCAGGGGTTGGATATGTTATAAAAAAAGTAGGGAATAAATCTGTTGCAGTTATTAACGCTCAAGGTAGGGTGTTTATGAACGATAATGATTGTCCCTTTCGAAAACTTGAATCAATCGTAGATGAAGTGAGAGGTAAAGCTTCGATGATCTTCATAGATTTTCACGCTGAAGCAACGAGTGAAAAACAAGCTGTCGGTTGGTTCTTAGATGGACAAGTTACAGCAGTTGTCGGGACACATACACATGTTCAAACAGCTGATGAACGTATACTTCCAAATGGAACAGCATATATATCTGATGCAGGCATGACAGGTCCTTATGATGGAATTTTAGGTATGGACCGTGAAGTGATTATTAACCGATTTTTAACAAATTTACCAGCGAGGTTTGAAGTTGCTAAAGGTCGGGAACAATGTAATGGAGTCATCATTGATGTAGATCCATCTTCGGGAATGAGCAAGTCAATCAAACGAATTTCTATAAACGAAGATCGACCATTTTTTGATTAA
- a CDS encoding outer spore coat protein CotE, producing MSPADRELNYREIITKAVCGKGRKFSQASHSISPAQKPTSILGCWIINHKYDATKKGDAIEVHGKYDINIWYSYSNNTKTNVATETVEYKDVVPLAMQDKNVLSEELEVIARAIQQPNTLEATIAGNGTDCDVQVEREFLVEVIGETKVCVYVNPDGVSDEWDEKVWDYDVEDEEFEDLDPNFLMGDLEE from the coding sequence ATGTCACCAGCAGACAGAGAGCTAAATTACAGAGAGATTATTACGAAAGCCGTATGTGGAAAAGGTAGAAAATTTTCTCAAGCAAGTCATTCCATATCTCCTGCACAAAAACCAACGAGTATTTTAGGTTGTTGGATCATCAACCACAAATACGATGCAACAAAAAAAGGTGATGCGATAGAGGTCCATGGAAAGTATGACATCAATATATGGTATTCGTATAGTAACAATACGAAAACCAATGTTGCTACAGAAACCGTGGAGTACAAAGATGTCGTCCCACTAGCGATGCAAGACAAAAATGTTTTGTCTGAGGAATTAGAAGTAATTGCTCGTGCAATCCAGCAGCCAAATACGTTAGAAGCAACAATTGCTGGAAACGGGACAGATTGCGATGTTCAAGTTGAAAGGGAATTCCTTGTTGAAGTAATTGGTGAGACAAAAGTTTGTGTTTACGTAAATCCAGATGGAGTAAGTGATGAATGGGATGAAAAAGTTTGGGATTATGATGTAGAAGACGAAGAGTTTGAAGATCTTGATCCAAACTTCCTCATGGGCGATCTAGAAGAATAA
- the miaB gene encoding tRNA (N6-isopentenyl adenosine(37)-C2)-methylthiotransferase MiaB, producing MNEEQRLGKATNTGQEETTDQKSATSKKDYAQYFQATYIPPDLKQAKKRGKEDVEVHYDFDIPEDMQGIGKGKKFLIRTYGCQMNEHDSENMAGILMNMGFESTTETDNADIILLNTCAIRENAENKVFGEIGHLKALKRERPELIIGVCGCMSQEESVVNKILEKHQQVDLIFGTHNIHRLPTLIKNAIFNKEMVIEVWSKEGDIIENMPRARKGQIQGWVNIMYGCDKFCTYCIVPYTRGKERSRRPEDIIEEVRHLARNGYKEITLLGQNVNAYGKDLVDMDYGLGDLMDEIRKIDIPRVRFTTSHPRDFDDHLIDVLAKGGNLVEHIHLPVQSGNSDMLKLMARKYTRESYIELANKIKEKIPHASFTTDIIVGFPNETDEQFEDTLSLMKEMEYDSAFTYIYSPREGTPAAKMEDNIPMEVKKDRLRRLNEVVNDIAAKKNQPYKDQVVEVLVEGESKKDPDVLTGRTRTNRLVNLRGPKSAIGELIKVKITETKTWSLDGYVVETAEVTSS from the coding sequence ATGAACGAAGAACAGCGTCTAGGTAAAGCGACTAATACTGGTCAAGAAGAGACAACGGACCAAAAATCCGCGACGTCTAAAAAAGATTATGCCCAGTATTTCCAAGCAACTTACATTCCGCCAGATTTAAAGCAAGCAAAAAAGCGTGGAAAAGAGGATGTAGAAGTCCACTATGACTTTGATATCCCAGAAGATATGCAAGGAATAGGAAAAGGGAAGAAATTTTTAATTCGTACGTACGGATGCCAAATGAACGAACATGATTCAGAAAACATGGCAGGAATTTTAATGAACATGGGATTTGAATCCACAACAGAAACTGATAATGCAGATATTATTTTGTTAAATACATGTGCGATTCGTGAAAATGCTGAAAATAAAGTGTTTGGTGAAATCGGACACTTAAAAGCATTAAAACGTGAGCGTCCTGAATTAATTATTGGTGTATGTGGATGTATGTCTCAAGAAGAATCCGTTGTTAATAAGATTTTAGAAAAGCACCAACAAGTAGACTTGATTTTTGGAACGCATAATATTCACCGCTTACCAACGTTAATTAAAAACGCAATTTTCAATAAAGAAATGGTCATCGAAGTATGGTCAAAAGAAGGCGACATTATTGAAAATATGCCACGTGCTCGTAAAGGGCAAATTCAAGGCTGGGTTAACATTATGTACGGCTGTGATAAGTTCTGTACGTACTGTATCGTTCCGTATACTCGTGGTAAAGAACGTAGTCGTCGTCCAGAGGATATTATTGAAGAAGTGCGTCATCTCGCTCGTAACGGTTATAAGGAAATAACGTTACTCGGACAAAATGTTAACGCCTATGGTAAAGATTTAGTAGATATGGATTATGGTTTAGGTGACTTAATGGATGAAATCCGAAAAATCGATATTCCACGTGTACGATTTACGACTAGCCATCCGCGTGATTTTGATGATCACTTAATTGACGTTCTTGCAAAAGGCGGAAATTTAGTAGAACATATTCATTTACCAGTTCAAAGTGGTAATAGTGACATGCTAAAGTTAATGGCTAGAAAATATACGCGTGAAAGTTATATCGAATTAGCGAACAAAATTAAGGAGAAGATTCCACACGCTTCATTTACAACTGATATCATTGTGGGATTCCCTAATGAAACAGACGAGCAGTTCGAAGATACGCTTTCACTAATGAAAGAGATGGAGTATGACAGTGCATTTACGTACATTTATTCACCACGTGAAGGTACTCCAGCAGCGAAAATGGAAGATAATATTCCGATGGAAGTGAAGAAAGACCGTCTGCGCCGTTTAAATGAAGTTGTAAACGACATTGCTGCGAAAAAGAATCAACCTTACAAAGATCAAGTTGTTGAAGTGCTGGTTGAAGGTGAAAGTAAGAAAGATCCAGATGTATTAACAGGTCGTACCCGGACAAATCGTCTTGTTAATCTTCGTGGACCAAAGTCTGCGATTGGTGAATTAATAAAAGTAAAAATTACAGAAACGAAAACATGGTCCTTAGATGGCTATGTTGTAGAAACTGCAGAGGTGACTAGCTCATGA
- a CDS encoding 2-oxoacid:ferredoxin oxidoreductase subunit beta, whose product MATFKDFRNNVKPNWCPGCGDFSVQAAIQRAAANVGVDPENLAVVSGIGCSGRISGYINSYGFHGIHGRSLPIAQGVKMANRDLTVVASGGDGDGFAIGMGHTVHAIRRNIDVTYIVMDNQIYGLTKGQTSPRSDMGFKTKSTPGGSIESALNVMELALSSGASFVAQSFSSDLKELTSLIEQGMNHKGFSLINVFSPCVTFNKINTYDWFKENLTSLSTIEDYNPSDRSKAMNTLMEHEGLVTGLIYQDKEKPSYESLVHGFKEEPLSGQSIELEKEQFNKLVSEFM is encoded by the coding sequence ATGGCCACATTCAAAGATTTTAGAAATAATGTAAAACCAAATTGGTGTCCTGGATGTGGTGACTTCTCTGTACAAGCAGCAATTCAAAGAGCGGCTGCTAACGTAGGAGTTGATCCAGAAAACCTTGCTGTTGTTTCAGGCATTGGATGTTCAGGACGTATTTCAGGATATATTAATTCTTATGGATTCCATGGTATCCATGGTAGGTCATTACCAATTGCACAAGGTGTAAAAATGGCAAACCGTGACTTAACGGTAGTAGCATCTGGTGGTGATGGAGACGGATTTGCGATTGGAATGGGGCATACTGTTCATGCAATTCGTAGAAATATCGATGTAACGTATATTGTTATGGATAACCAGATTTACGGTTTAACGAAAGGTCAAACGTCACCACGAAGTGACATGGGTTTTAAAACAAAGAGTACACCAGGAGGCTCTATCGAATCGGCATTAAATGTTATGGAACTAGCATTATCATCTGGTGCAAGTTTTGTTGCCCAAAGCTTTTCAAGTGACTTAAAGGAACTTACATCGCTAATTGAACAAGGGATGAACCATAAAGGATTCTCCTTAATTAATGTGTTTAGTCCTTGTGTAACCTTCAACAAAATTAACACGTATGATTGGTTTAAAGAAAACTTAACGTCATTATCAACAATTGAAGACTATAATCCTTCTGACCGTAGTAAAGCAATGAATACTTTAATGGAGCATGAAGGTTTAGTTACGGGTCTTATTTATCAAGATAAAGAAAAGCCTTCTTATGAATCACTCGTTCACGGCTTTAAAGAAGAGCCTTTATCTGGTCAATCAATTGAGTTGGAAAAAGAACAATTTAATAAGCTTGTTTCCGAGTTTATGTAA
- a CDS encoding glycine C-acetyltransferase, with translation MKGFEYLEQELDQMREEGLFRSLVPLESDQEAKVTINGKEVIQLSSNNYLGLTTHPRMKEAALKAVEEYGAGTGSVRTIAGTFTMHEEFEKKLAEFKHTEATLVLQSGFTANQAILSSILTKEDVVISDELNHASIIDGIRLTKAARKIYKHVDMESLEEALKGTQEYRKRLVVTDGVFSMDGNIAPLPEIVELCEKYDALIMVDDAHASGVLGRNGRGTVDHFDLNGRVHIQVGTLSKAIGVLGGYIASTQAVRDYLIHKGRPFLFSTSHPPAVTAACSEAIDVLLEEPERIDRLWENAKFFKDGLHALGYNTGKSETPVTPVVVGDGAKAHELSDKLLEYGVFAQGIAFPTVPKGEARVRTIVTADHTRELLQEALDAFEKAGKEVGII, from the coding sequence ATGAAAGGATTTGAATATTTAGAACAAGAACTAGATCAAATGAGAGAAGAAGGGCTTTTTCGTTCATTAGTACCACTAGAGTCTGATCAAGAGGCAAAAGTAACTATCAATGGAAAAGAAGTCATTCAACTTTCTTCAAACAACTACTTAGGGCTAACGACACACCCTCGTATGAAAGAGGCTGCATTAAAAGCTGTTGAAGAATATGGAGCTGGAACAGGTTCTGTACGTACGATTGCTGGTACGTTTACTATGCACGAAGAGTTTGAAAAGAAACTTGCAGAGTTTAAACATACAGAAGCAACACTAGTTTTACAGTCTGGCTTTACTGCAAACCAGGCAATCCTTTCTTCAATCTTAACGAAAGAAGATGTTGTTATATCAGATGAGCTAAACCATGCGTCAATTATAGATGGTATCCGTCTAACGAAAGCAGCACGTAAAATCTATAAGCACGTTGATATGGAAAGCTTAGAAGAGGCGTTAAAAGGAACACAAGAATACCGTAAGCGTCTTGTCGTTACGGATGGTGTCTTCTCAATGGATGGAAACATTGCACCGTTACCGGAAATTGTTGAGCTATGTGAAAAATATGATGCGCTAATTATGGTTGATGACGCTCACGCAAGTGGTGTATTAGGTCGAAACGGACGTGGAACAGTCGATCACTTTGATTTGAATGGTCGAGTTCACATTCAAGTGGGTACTTTAAGTAAAGCAATCGGCGTACTTGGTGGATATATTGCAAGTACACAAGCTGTGAGAGATTACTTAATCCATAAAGGAAGACCATTCCTTTTCAGTACCTCACATCCACCAGCAGTTACAGCAGCGTGCTCTGAAGCGATTGATGTTTTACTTGAAGAACCAGAACGAATCGACCGCTTATGGGAGAATGCGAAATTCTTTAAAGACGGCTTACATGCTCTAGGATATAACACTGGTAAGAGTGAAACACCAGTTACACCTGTAGTTGTTGGTGATGGTGCAAAAGCTCACGAGCTATCAGATAAGCTTTTAGAATACGGAGTGTTTGCTCAAGGGATTGCATTCCCAACTGTTCCAAAGGGTGAAGCTCGTGTTCGTACGATCGTTACAGCTGATCATACGAGAGAACTTTTACAAGAAGCGCTTGATGCTTTTGAAAAAGCAGGAAAAGAAGTAGGAATTATATAA
- the tdh gene encoding L-threonine 3-dehydrogenase: MTKMMKAIVKDERAPGATLKEVPVPTIGDQEVLIQVKATSICGTDVHIYAWDEWSQSRVKPPYVFGHEFSGVVVEKGKLVNNVEVGEHVSAETHIVCGHCPQCLTGQAHICANTEIIGVDRDGCFAEYVALPAENLWKNDPELPFDVASVQEPMGNAVHTVLAGDVTGKTVAVIGCGPIGIMAVGVAKAAGASQVIAFDLNDYRLGLAKDMGATTTVNSMNEDPLEVVQSLTNGQGVDVVCEMSGHPVAMDQGFKMVTNGGRVSILSLPVKPVEIDVTNDIVFKGITVQGITGRRMYETWQQVSGLLESGQVDVKPMITHHFSLEEFEKGFDLMIKGACGKVVLHP, from the coding sequence GTGACAAAAATGATGAAAGCGATTGTAAAAGACGAAAGAGCACCAGGTGCAACATTAAAAGAGGTCCCAGTTCCAACAATTGGTGACCAAGAAGTTTTAATTCAAGTAAAAGCAACGTCCATTTGTGGGACTGATGTTCATATTTACGCATGGGATGAGTGGAGCCAAAGTCGAGTAAAACCACCTTATGTATTCGGTCATGAATTCTCAGGTGTCGTAGTAGAAAAAGGAAAACTCGTAAATAATGTTGAAGTAGGCGAGCACGTTTCTGCAGAAACGCATATCGTTTGTGGTCATTGTCCGCAATGTTTAACAGGTCAAGCTCATATTTGTGCTAATACTGAAATCATTGGTGTTGACCGTGATGGCTGTTTCGCTGAATACGTCGCGTTACCTGCTGAAAACTTATGGAAAAATGACCCTGAACTACCATTTGACGTAGCGAGTGTTCAAGAACCAATGGGGAATGCGGTTCACACTGTTTTAGCGGGAGATGTTACTGGTAAAACAGTTGCAGTAATTGGTTGCGGACCAATAGGAATTATGGCTGTTGGTGTAGCAAAAGCCGCAGGCGCATCACAAGTCATTGCATTTGATTTAAATGATTATCGTCTTGGGTTAGCCAAAGACATGGGAGCTACGACAACTGTAAACTCGATGAATGAGGATCCACTTGAAGTCGTTCAGTCATTAACGAACGGACAAGGTGTAGATGTTGTTTGTGAAATGAGCGGTCACCCCGTTGCAATGGACCAAGGATTTAAAATGGTTACAAACGGTGGGCGAGTGTCCATTCTAAGTCTTCCTGTAAAACCAGTCGAGATTGATGTAACAAATGATATCGTCTTTAAAGGGATTACAGTTCAAGGGATCACAGGTCGTAGAATGTATGAAACATGGCAACAAGTATCTGGCCTATTAGAGTCAGGTCAAGTTGATGTAAAGCCAATGATTACACACCACTTCTCTTTAGAAGAATTCGAAAAGGGATTTGACTTAATGATTAAAGGTGCTTGTGGTAAAGTGGTCTTACACCCATAG